The following coding sequences lie in one Fusarium poae strain DAOMC 252244 chromosome 1, whole genome shotgun sequence genomic window:
- a CDS encoding hypothetical protein (CAZy:AA1_3~CAZy:AA1_1~CAZy:AA1_2): MGFWKRLTEFLFITPVDSVVDVFDPATIVDGSCNTPKDRACWTPNLDIHTDYEEVIPEGVTRKFHLVVGEHRIAPDGYEVDRLLFNGSYPGPTLEGNWGDTFEITVYNNLTNFNGTSIHWHGIRQLNTNWMDGVSGVTECPIPPGETMTYRWKATQYGTSWYHSHFSLQYADGLLGAIKINGPTSMNYDVDLGPVLITDHFHKTAFSQVMLEYLGRPPAPDSILMNGKGTYYCCPTIGNPNCDKNCVGLPKLTDFVFEKGKKYKMSLVNTGVSTHMTFWIDKHNFSVVATDFVPITPYNTSILNIAIGQRYDIIIEANATLHDSANSKRTNFWMHARDCNNGGARSNLGIIRYDEDNQKLPWTPPPDEKHLCYGCLDELSAKLKPIVKRNISIATNVNYQDESFKVHLVGYPDETAESSQLHKWVLKDSSFYLDWAEPSLSLVKVAYEKDWKHPKWPKGYEPVNLEYTNGSWVYFLIEGKFKESLHNMPGHPKIYKTQAPVAHPMHIHGHDFVVLATGTTEFDPHNFTLQTDNPPRRDVALLPVNGYLIVAFQMNNPGVWLMHCHIAWHASGGLALQFVESPREIGPQFQKSGIVPHYSEQCNNWAAYYTMFNKNENATQEDSGI; the protein is encoded by the exons ATGGGGTTCTGGAAGAGGCTCACAGAGTTCCTTTTT ATTACTCCAGTTGACTCAGTAGTCGACGTCTTTGATCCGGCTACTATTGTCGATGGCTCATGCAATACGCCTAAAGACAGAGCTTGTTGGACTCCAAACCTTGACATCCACACCGACTATGAAGAGGTTATTCCAGAAGGTGTGACTCGAAAG TTCCATCTTGTGGTTGGCGAACATCGAATCGCCCCTGATGGTTATGAGGTCGACCGCTTGCTGTTCAACGGGTCGTATCCTGGACCAACCTTGGAAGGGAATTGGGGTGATACTTTTG AAATCACCGTCTATAATAACCTCACAAACTTCAACGGGACATCGATCCACTGGCATGGTATCCGACAATTGAACACTAACTGGATGGACGGTGTGTCAGGTGTAACAGAATGTCCCATCCCG CCGGGTGAGACCATGACCTATCGTTGGAAGGCCACTCAGTATGGTACATCTTGGTATCACA GCCATTTTAGTCTCCAGT ATGCCGATGGACTGTTGGGAGCCATCAAGATCAACGGACCAACTAGCATGAACTATGATGTTGATCTCGGCCCCGTACTCATCACTGATCATTTCCACAAAACAGCATTTTCCCAGGTCATGCTGGAGTACTTGG GACGTCCACCAGCACCAGACAGTATCTTGATGAATGGCAAGGGAACATACTACTGCTGTCCAACAATAGGCAACCCGAATTGCGACAAAAACTGCGTAGGTCTCCCGAAACTAACAGACTTTGTCTTTGAGAAAGGCAAGAAATACAAAATGAGTCTCGTCAACACCGGCGTCTCAACGCACATGACCTTTTGGATTGACAAGCATAACTTTTCCGTTGTCGCTACCGACTTTGTCCCCATCACACCTTACAATACTTCTATTCTCAATATCGCTATCGGTCAGCGTTACGATATCATTATTGAGGCCAATGCCACGCTTCATGACTCAGCAAACTCCAAGAGAACTAACTTTTGGATGCATGCGAGAGACTGCAACAATGGAGGTGCTCGCTCGAACCTGGGTATTATTCGCTACGATGAGGATAACCAAAAGTTGCCTTGGACTCCACCTCCGGATGAGAAGCATCTCTGCTACGGATGTCTTGATGAATTGAGCGCCAAACTTAAACCTATCGTCAAGAGAAATATCTCCATCGCCACGAATGTCAACTACCAGGACGAGTCTTTCAAAGTCCATCTAGTAGGATATCCTGATGAAACTGCCGAAAGCTCTCAGCTTCATAAATGGGTTCTTAAGGATTCATCCTTCTATCTTGATTGGGCTGAACCCAGTTTGAGTCTTGTCAAGGTTGCATACGAAAAGGACTGGAAACATCCCAAGTGGCCCAAAGGCTACGAACCAGTCAATCTGGAGTATACAAATGGTAGCTGGGTGTACTTCTTGATTGAAGGCAAGTTCAAGGAGTCTTTGCACAATATGCCTGGGCATCCAAAGATCTACAAGACACAAGCTCCTGTGGCTCATCCGATGCATATCCATGGCCATGAttttgttgttcttgctACGGGTACGACAGAGTTTGATCCACATAACTTCACTCTACAAACAGACAATCCGCCTCGCCGCGATGTGGCACTGCTTCCTGTCAATGGGTACCTCATTGTTGCATTCCAGA TGAACAATCCTGGTGTTTGGCTCATGCACTGCCAC ATCGCTTGGCATGCTAGTGGTGGATTGGCGCTTCAGTTTGTCGAGTCACCAAGAGAGATCGGGCCGCAGTTCCAAAAGTCTGGTATTGTACCGCACTATTCTGAGCAGTGCAATAACTGGGCTGCATACTACACTATGTTTAATAAGAACGAGAACGCGACGCAAGAGGATTCGGGTATCTAA
- a CDS encoding hypothetical protein (TransMembrane:12 (i86-104o124-144i156-173o179-201i213-239o245-267i357-376o396-415i427-447o467-490i511-531o537-557i)~BUSCO:19928at5125) — MAPSRNNSSNAARRAMAVERTASSGSFHAGAPIPTLSNLRRQSHRYQTFPTTPPKTPLEQPYTGSNASDSDDEDDGEETPLPVRQLLLLAFLSLAEQTALNSISPYLPEMVLNMPGIPDEKAGLYVGILASSFALAQLSTNFLWGYASDVIGRKPVLIMGTIALMGCFCVFGFCKEYWQIVVIHVLMGLLNGNAACVPTVLGEVTDRSNQSRAFTYLPVIYSLGSITGPALGGILVGTMGKKYPYLAPNILSAGLLAISVIVVSIWFEETLDKTQVAFEKPAWVDKILSWFPSRTPPPRRPSWSARWPRSQSQNQPLLSSGRALESDSEEDEDDTDDSDNNLDPALSAWKDLSRTTILVLFTYLVFQLSNISFNSLYPIFAATPAPAGRDLLPSRIGVSLSIAGLASCIFQAFLFQQLKAKLGNLGTYQISLLGLGISMLFMPWVGYADDKPLFGVGSGKMWLYIELGLVLILKNLCAVGGLSSVMLLITNSAPSHASLGSLNGMAQTLSALGRSFGPFVSGGLFSLSINIRPKGEALAWSIFGGLAILGWVSSLFIRRDGLESDDWQGSDENLAEQEAEEA, encoded by the exons ATGGCGCCCTCACGAAATAACTCTTCAAATGCCGCCAGGAGGGCTATGGCTGTTGAGCGAACAGCTTCCTCTGGCTCATTCCACGCTGGTGCGCCGATCCCAACTTTGAGCAACTTGCGACGCCAATCCCATCGATACCAGACGTTTCCTACCACGCCGCCAAAGACACCCCTCGAACAGCCTTATACAGGTTCCAATGCGAGCGATtccgacgatgaagatgatggcgAAGAGACTCCATTGCCCGTTCGAcagctgttgctgctggctTTCCTCTCCCTTGCCGAGCAGACCGCGCTAAACTCGATATCCCCATATCTCCCCGAGATGGTGCTCAATATGCCAGGCATTCCCGATGAGAAAGCAGGATTATACGTTGGAATACTTGCGAGCTCTTTCGCATTGGCGCAGCTGTCCACCAATTTCCTCTGGGGATACGCCTCGGATGTAATTGGCAGGAAGCCGGTTCTAATCATGGGCACAATTGCGCTGATGGGTTGCTTTTGCGTCTTTGGCTTCTGCAAGGAGTATTGGCAGATCGTCGTTATCCACGTTTTGATGGGACTTCTCAACGGCAACGCTGCGTGTGTCCCGACAGTACTGGGAGAAGTCACAGATCGCTCCAACCAAAGCCGCGCGTTTACATATTTGCCTGTCATTTATTCCCTCGGTAGTATCACAGGGCCTGCTCTGGGAGGCATCCTTGTCGGTACAATGGGTAAGAAGTACCCCTACTTGGCTCCCAATATTCTCTCCGCCGGTCTTCTAGCTATCAGCGTTATTGTGGTCAGCATCTGGTTCGAGGAGACCCTGGATAAAACCCAAGTCGCATTTGAGAAGCCCGCATGGGTCGACAAGATCCTTTCCTGGTTTCCTTCGCGAACCCCACCCCCTCGACGTCCCTCTTGGAGCGCGCGATGGCCTCGTTCGCAATCCCAAAACCAGCCCCTCCTCTCTTCCGGCCGAGCGCTCGAGTCCGATTCggaggaagacgaagacgacacTGACGATAGCGACAACAACCTTGACCCCGCCCTGTCCGCCTGGAAGGATCTCAGCCGAACCACCATTCTGGTCCTGTTCACCTACCTCGTGTTCCAGCTGTCCAACATTTCCTTCAACAGCTTGTACCCCATTTTTGCTGCGACGCCTGCCCCTGCCGGTCGCGACTTGCTGCCTAGTAGAATTGGTGTCAGCTTGAGCATCGCAGGATTGGCAAGCTGTATTTTCCAAGCCTTCCTGTTCCAACAGCTCAAGGCCAAATTGGGTAACCTCGGTACCTACCAAATCTCTCTCTTGGGACTTGGTATCAGTATGCTGTTTATGCCGTGGGTCGGCTACGCCGATGACAAGCCACTGTTTGGTGTTGGCAGTGGCAAGATGTGGCTATACATTGAGCTTGGGTTGGTGTTGATCTTGAAGAACTTGTGTGCTGTCGGTGGTTTGTCGAGTGTAATGCTTTTG ATCACAAACTCTGCGCCATCGCACGCGAGCCTCGGTAGTCTCAACGGCATGGCACAAACTCTCTCCGCACTCGGTCGCAGCTTCGGTCCCTTTGTCTCCGGTGGACTCTTTAGTCTgtccatcaacatccgtCCCAAGGGTGAGGCATTGGCATGGAGTATTTTCGGAGGCCTCGCCATCCTAGGTTGGGTGTCATCATTGTTCATCCGACGAGACGGGCTTGAAAGTGATGATTGGCAGGGCTCGGATGAGAATCTCGCTGAgcaagaagctgaagaagcaTAA
- a CDS encoding hypothetical protein (TransMembrane:3 (o198-217i306-326o349-369i)), with the protein MASESQPRKIRRTANACVACRQSKIKCSGQDPCQNCQRRQVQCRFTEGVTKVMVSEKYLQDLQKQVEQYQRSPSNIILENRQNTETPFIYRSPPSATISSAPPPYRSSIEASSASYCSPNISQPHSFSPGLKRRSDAAFSDVNGSHSHQQSESELVNQGPTSSSSYQPQGESPLSIWPSAFTIPSKIIKNTRKNRRTWIWLAPWSTWSFTLRLMLMLGDKLQPGGDMIPPQLIEDDVYTLSWNIRPPHEKPDVTGLPSLDYAIYLFHTFKFHLGQTYRLFDEVEFVNQIRDFYSDAQNKAEENRLWYVKFLLILAFGTAFHSSQWMPSTEPPGSKFFVRAMGLMPDHTALWKDSLLAIEVLAMGGLYLYSIDERESAHVYLGQAIRIALLEGLHTQLPDSELGSETVTRCRDLWWTLYIMDRHFSSSLGLPMSVQDSDISTPVNPPNVGSQDDSARSLQVNLSHLLSVILTTLYKPEKTPLGQFLEQTKAILHTLAHHAQEIEKIISMKFRNSVDTMPRGTKYITLLYHQCVIVATRPLLLSVLKERLDILGQPGAENSEAFLGQTAAVISTGIKSAVKTLQILTSEYSLLEVFLPYDIEFTFGAALHLNMATALFPGVADDQNSRFLVHQLLDNMIARGNRLAKVRKQELVYLEAQCQELVAQVQQQGLQTLSLSVTDEAASELAGKTDEERLLTTDLEEGTSDLEFLDNIGISSEEFMAIVQQIGDPDIMPENMLTLE; encoded by the exons ATGGCGTCGGAAAGCCAGCCTCGCAAAATAAGAAGAACGGCCAATGC CTGCGTCGCTTGTAGACAGAGCAAGATCAAATGCTCAGGACAAGACCCGTGCCAGAACTGTCAGCGGCGCCAAGTACAATGCCGTTTCACAGAAGGCGTAACAAAGGTTATGGTCTCGGAAAA ATACCTCCAAGACCTTCAGAAGCAAGTAGAGCAGTATCAGCGCTCACCATCAAACATCATCCTCGAGAACAGACAGAATACAGAAACACCCTTCATCTACCGCTCACCTCCCTCAGCGACAATATCCTCCGCGCCTCCGCCGTATCGTTCCTCCATAGAAGCATCATCTGCGTCATACTGCTCTCCGAACATATCCCAACCTCACTCTTTTTCTCCGGGTCTCAAACGTAGAAGCGATGCAGCTTTCAGCGACGTCAATG GCTCGCATTCGCATCAACAATCTGAGTCTGAACTTGTCAACCAAGGTCCcacctcatcatcatcataccAACCGCAGGGCGAGTCACCGTTGAGTATTTGGCCTAGCGCGTTTACGATTCCGTCCAAGATTATCAAGAATACGCGGAAGAACAGACGGACTTGGA TATGGCTGGCGCCGTGGTCGACTTGGTCTTTCACATTACGACTGATGCTCATGTTGGGCGACAAACTACAGCCAGGAGGAGACATGATTCCGCCGCAGTTGATAGAAGACGACGTGTACACTTTATCATGGAATATCCGCCCTCCACATGAAAAACCCGATGTCACTGGACTACCATCTCTCGACTACGCGATCTACTTATTCCACACCTTCAAATTTCATCTCGGCCAGACATACCGGCTCTTTGACGAGGTAGAATTCGTCAACCAGATCCGTGACTTTTACTCGGACGCGCAGAACAAGGCTGAAGAGAACCGCCTTTGGTATGTCAAGTTTCTCTTGATTCTGGCCTTTGGTACGGCCTTTCACTCTTCTCAATGGATGCCCTCCACCGAACCCCCCGGCTCCAAATTCTTTGTGAGAGCGATGGGTCTTATGCCGGATCATACAGCGCTTTGGAAGGACAGTCTCCTCGCAATTGAAGTTTTGGCCATGGGTGGGTTGTATCTCTACTCTATCGACGAGAGAGAGTCTGCGCACGTATAT CTTGGCCAGGCCATCAGGATAGCTCTTTTGGAAGGGCTACATACACAACTACCAGACAGCGAACTCGGCAGTGAAACAGTTACTCGATGTCGCGATTTGTGGTGGACTTTATATATCATGGACCGACACTTTTCTTCGTCTCTGGGACTGCCAATGTCAGTACAGGACAGTGATATCTCCACGCCAGTCAACCCTCCCAACGTGGGTTCTCAAGATGACAGCGCGAGAAGTCTACAGGTGAACTTGTCGCATCTGCTATCAGTAATTCTAACAA CACTCTACAAACCAGAGAAAACACCACTCGGGCAGTTCCTCGAACAGACCAAGGCTATTCTTCACACTTTGGCGCACCACGCACAAGAGATTGAAAAGATAATATCGATGAAATTCCGGAATTCGGTAGACACGATGCCTCGCGGTACAAAATACATTACGCTTCTATATCACCAG TGTGTGATAGTAGCGACACGCCCTCTTCTACTTTCAGTCCTCAAAGAACGTCTCGATATTCTTGGACAGCCGGGCGCTGAAAACTCGGAAGCCTTTCTTGGACAGACGGCAGCGGTTATATCGACAGGCATCAAATCAGCTGTCAAGACACTCCAGATTCTTACGAGCGAATACAGTCTTCTGG AGGTCTTTCTCCCCTACGATATCGAATTCACCTTTGGAGCCGCTCTCCACCTCAACATGGCAACAGCTCTATTCCCCGGCGTCGCCGACGATCAAAACAGCCGCTTTCTAGTCCATCAACTTCTCGATAACATGATCGCCCGCGGGAACCGACTAGCCAAAGTCCGCAAACAAGAGCTCGTCTATCTTGAAGCTCAGTGTCAGGAACTCGTCGCGCAAGTACAACAGCAAGGACTACAAACTCTTTCTTTATCAGTTACGGATGAAGCAGCTTCTGAGCTTGCAGGGAAGACGGATGAGGAGAGGCTTTTGACTACAGATTTAGAGGAGGGGACGAGCGATTTGGAGTTTTTGGATAATATTGGGATTTCGTCAGAGGAGTTTATGGCGATTGTGCAGCAGATTGGAGATCCGGATATTATGCCGGAGAATATGTTGACATTGGAGTGA